From Drosophila subpulchrella strain 33 F10 #4 breed RU33 unplaced genomic scaffold, RU_Dsub_v1.1 Primary Assembly Seq354, whole genome shotgun sequence, the proteins below share one genomic window:
- the LOC119559742 gene encoding 28S rRNA (cytosine-C(5))-methyltransferase, with the protein MSKRAHSVKVPTQYRATAKILKTALQQKKSIKALISEEKHARVGSLQAVLKRYSINRVAVEKAIEESGLLKDNPGLEPCLAKVLVTELIFGRKQLNGESRPVQTVRSYQEKLQAAVGESEFQGKARNPRYVRINTNLFSLAEALEYLAGEEWRRKELPADASYDDFLAAVKALEEDEFMTDLHVEGVLVFHSKQGSYWTRHELVRSKKFILQNKATCLAAELLAPPVGATVLDMCAAPGMKTMHLCNVMQNKGVIYAVEQSAERYSALCDITEQAGCEIVSPTMGDVLKFLPERFPGVEYILVDPSCTGSGMQSRITVTDEPKDDRRLYQLAGLQIKILSHAMSAFPDVKRIAYCTCSLYKEENEQVVERCLQFNPSFKLLSCKKALRNKWNNVGDKAYAKIGKNCLYSLPDSDLTDGIFLALFEKRPEGDGS; encoded by the exons ATGAGCAAAAGGGCGCATTCCGTGAAAGTTCCCACCCAATACCGGGCGACCGCCAAGATCCTGAAGACGGCGCTGCAGCAGAAGAAGTCCATCAAGGCCCTGATATCCGAGGAGAAGCATGCA CGTGTTGGCAGCTTGCAGGCGGTGCTAAAACGTTATAGCATTAATCGTGTTGCCGTCGAAAAGGCCATCGAGGAATCGGGACTGCTCAAGGATAACCCCGGTCTGGAGCCCTGTTTGGCCAAGGTTTTGGTCACCGAACTTATCTTCGGCCGAAAGCAGTTGAACGGCGAAAGCAGACCCGTGCAAACGGTGCGAAGTTACCAGGAGAAACTACAGGCGGCAGTAGGAGAATCCGAATTCCAGGGAAAAG CACGCAATCCCCGCTATGTGCGCATCAACACGAATCTGTTCAGTTTGGCGGAGGCCTTGGAGTATCTGGCTGGCGAGGAGTGGCGTCGCAAGGAACTGCCGGCGGACGCAAGCTACGACGATTTCCTGGCAGCCGTAAAGGCCCTAGAGGAAGACGAATTCATGACGGACTTACATGTGGAAGGCGTGCTCGTCTTCCATTCCAAGCAAGGGAGCTATTGGACCCGCCATGAGTTGGTGCGCAGCAAGAAGTTTATACTGCAGAACAAGGCCACGTGTTTGGCCGCCGAGCTACTGGCTCCGCCGGTGGGAGCAACTGTGCTGGACATGTGCGCAGCTCCGGGCATGAAAACAATGCACTTGTGCAACGTGATGCAGAACAAGGGAGTCATCTACGCCGTGGAGCAGTCCGCCGAACGCTACAGTGCCCTGTGCGACATAACCGAGCAGGCTGGCTGCGAGATTGTGTCCCCCACTATGGGCGACGTGCTGAAATTCT TACCCGAGCGGTTTCCGGGCGTAGAGTACATCCTGGTGGACCCCAGTTGCACTGGCAGCGGAATGCAGAGCCGCATCACCGTGACCGACGAGCCAAAGGACGACAGGCGGCTGTACCAGTTGGCCGGTTTGCAGATCAAGATCCTGTCGCACGCAATGAGCGCGTTTCCGGACGTTAAACGGATCGCCTACTGCACCTGTTCGCTTTACAAGGAGGAGAATGAACAGGTGGTGGAGCGCTGCCTACAGTTCAATCCATCCTTTAAGCTGCTCAGCTGCAAGAAGGCGCTGCGCAACAAGTGGAACAATGTGGGCGACAAGGCGTACGCCAAGATAGGCAAGAACTGCCTATACTCTCTTCCGGACAGCGATCTTACCGACGGCATCTTCCTGGCCCTCTTCGAGAAACGCCCTGAGGGAGACGGAAGCTAG
- the LOC119559745 gene encoding uncharacterized protein LOC119559745 yields MGKKNRKQQAEVVAAAIDEPAAEVEPPVEQYPQEEDTSTEVFLWLLAYSVLMFTLPFLGFYGVRSWLQESFPHLDVFTVNCWSVLTAVLVVNLVVAMYVLKAFREKPPPPLEPVEQDEEEETEDEEDKKEQ; encoded by the coding sequence ATGGGCAAAAAGAACAGGAAACAGCAGGCCGAGGTGGTGGCAGCCGCCATCGATGAGCCTGCTGCAGAAGTTGAGCCTCCGGTGGAACAGTATCCCCAGGAGGAGGACACCAGCACCGAGGTCTTCCTCTGGCTGCTGGCCTACAGTGTCCTTATGTTCACACTGCCCTTCCTGGGCTTCTACGGCGTGCGCAGCTGGCTGCAGGAGTCCTTTCCCCATCTGGACGTCTTTACGGTCAACTGCTGGTCCGTGCTCACGGCTGTCCTGGTCGTAAACCTGGTGGTGGCCATGTACGTGCTCAAGGCCTTCCGCGAGAAGCCTCCACCACCATTGGAGCCGGTGGAGCAGGATGAGGAGGAAGAGACCGAAGATGAAGAGGACAAGAAGGAGCAGTAA
- the LOC119560751 gene encoding zinc finger protein squeeze — MAELPTAPNGVPSGDYLHRSIDQLRSLGHLTTAQLVHDYKPFNISEFRQNVAERLDYSLKNGLVQHQQQMVMEQQPHPDPQQQQQHLHHPQQQQQQHPPQLKVSYSAPNSPPTPHEQQEQKYDPSRSPPRQQMSSASGSGSNGSSPEEEGRRGDGDQAKPYKCGSCSKSFANSSYLSQHTRIHLGIKPYRCEICQRKFTQLSHLQQHIRTHTGDKPYKCRHAGCPKAFSQLSNLQSHSRCHQTDKPFKCNSCYKCFADELTLLEHIPKHKDSKHLKTHICSLCGKSYTQETYLQKHLQKHAEKAEKQQHRHTAQVAAHQQHVPASGIGLNLQRQAMNDVNAAYWAKMGADSAAASLAEAIQQQLPQAAGQPYGNFASLQQQHQQQQQELLQQHHQRLADTPGHSHSPHEEAAGEDLVLRQSTPQHHLHQQQQQQQQAQQQQQSHHQPSPGSSAFTPLSATVPPPPPPHLQQHRGPPAATAAYLYQQNAAAAAAAFPTQLISLHQIRNYAHQPGAAGLIAGDHLTLGLSAVNATKEKAQ, encoded by the exons ATGGCCGAACTGCCGACGGCGCCGAACGGCGTCCCCAGCGGCGATTACCTGCACCGCTCCATCGACCAGCTGCGTTCCCTGGGCCACCTGACCACGGCCCAACTGGTCCACGACTACAAGCCCTTCAACATCAGCGAATTCCGGCAGAATGTCGCCGAGCGACTGGACTACTCCCTGAAGAACGGCCTGgtgcagcaccagcagcaaatgGTCATGGAGCAGCAGCCACATCCCGatccgcagcagcagcagcagcacctgcACCacccccagcagcagcagcagcagcatccgcCCCAGCTGAAGGTCAGCTACAGCGCGCCCAACTCACCGCCCACGCCCCAcgagcagcaggagcagaag taTGACCCGAGTCGATCGCCGCCGCGTCAGCAGATGAGCAGCGCGAGCGGGAGCGGCAGCAACGGATCCTCGCCGGAGGAGGAGGGTCGTCGGGGCGACGGCGACCAGGCGAAGCCCTACAAGTGCGGTTCGTGCAGCAAATCCTTTGCCAACTCCTCGTACCTGTCGCAGCACACGCGGATCCACCTGGGGATCAAGCCGTACCGCTGCGAGATCTGCCAGCGCAAGTTCACGCAGTTGTCGCACCTGCAGCAGCACATCCGCACGCACACGGGCGACAAACCGTACAAATGCCGGCACGCCGGCTGCCCCAAGGCCTTCTCGCAGCTCTCCAATCTGCAGTCGCACTCGCGTTGCCATCAGACCGACAAGCCGTTCAAGTGCAACTCCTGCTACAAGTGCTTCGCCGACGAGCTGACCCTGCTGGAGCACATTCCCAAGCACAAGGACTCCAAGCACCTGAAGACGCACATCTGCAGTTTGTGCGGCAAGTCGTACACGCAGGAGACCTACCTCCAGAAGCATCTGCAAAAGCACGCCGAGAAGGCGGAGAAGCAGCAGCACCGGCACACGGCCCAGGTGGCTGCCCACCAGCAGCACGTCCCGGCGAGTGGGATCGGCTTGAATTTGCAGCGCCAGGCCATGAACGATGTGAATGCCGCCTATTGGGCGAAGATGGGGGCGGACAGTGCGGCGGCCTCGCTGGCGGAGGCCATTCAGCAGCAGTTGCCGCAGGCCGCTGGTCAGCCATACGGCAACTTCGCCTccctgcagcagcaacaccagcagcagcaacaggagCTGCTGCAGCAGCATCATCAGCGATTGGCGGACACGCCAGGTCACTCGCACAGTCCTCACGAGGAGGCCGCCGGCGAGGATCTCGTTCTGCGTCAGTCCACGCCCCAACATCACctccatcagcagcagcaacagcagcagcaggcgcagcagcaacaacagtcGCATCACCAACCGTCTCCCGGATCTTCAGCCTTCACTCCACTGTCAGCCACAGTGCCGCCACCACCTCCGCCACATCTTCAACAGCATCGCGGACCTCCGGCGGCCACCGCCGCCTATCTCTATCAGCAGAATGCGGCTGCAGCAGCGGCCGCTTTTCCCACGCAGCTCATCTCGCTGCACCAGATCCGCAACTATGCCCATCAGCCAGGAGCCGCGGGCCTCATCGCTGGCGATCACCTCACCCTGGGCCTGAGTGCTGTGAATGCCACCAAGGAGAAGGCGCAATAG
- the LOC119560803 gene encoding uncharacterized protein LOC119560803 — protein MLSGCPDELPNPHKNCLHEMLQALICNDNDVKRLNTELRNLQLELQAELDKINKANQKCGHEKRGKVVCESIEDMTKFAQRISSLDEVKTHFSKRSEEIRKRRDNIIVYARQCLNAYNEEKCKFKSFHENTVDYIKRTATLSQDAEVIRGCEKDICDLHKRFVREVAKLKSCESELLPFFKLLKESDPKAYCECCCFKGYDWLPKGKNLESVDAMAGEIKEQMGDVLRRAFAQLHLHSPQDPRAFIAAYLMNLDRNEQEMKEKLGLFQADPVVKLQELSDPTFHCEDTCPPPPPE, from the coding sequence ATGTTGTCCGGCTGCCCTGATGAGCTGCCCAATCCGCACAAGAACTGCCTGCACGAGATGCTGCAGGCGCTGATCTGCAACGACAACGATGTGAAGCGCTTGAACACGGAGCTGCGCAACCTCCAACTGGAGCTGCAGGCGGAGCTGGACAAGATCAACAAGGCGAACCAGAAGTGCGGTCACGAGAAGCGGGGCAAGGTGGTGTGCGAGAGCATCGAGGACATGACCAAGTTCGCCCAGCGCATCAGCAGTCTGGACGAGGTGAAGACCCATTTCAGCAAGCGAAGTGAGGAGATCAGGAAGCGGCGGGATAACATAATCGTCTATGCCCGCCAGTGCCTGAATGCCTACAACGAGGAGAAGTGCAAGTTCAAGTCCTTCCACGAGAACACGGTGGACTACATCAAGCGCACAGCGACCCTTTCCCAGGATGCGGAGGTGATTCGTGGCTGTGAGAAGGATATATGCGATCTCCACAAGCGCTTCGTTCGCGAGGTGGCCAAGCTGAAGAGCTGCGAGTCGGAGCTGTTACCTTTCTTCAAGCTGCTCAAGGAATCGGATCCCAAGGCCTACTGCGAATGCTGCTGCTTTAAGGGATATGACTGGCTGCCGAAGGGCAAGAACCTGGAGTCTGTGGATGCCATGGCCGGCGAGATCAAGGAGCAGATGGGCGATGTCCTCCGTCGGGCCTTCGCCCAGCTGCACCTTCATTCGCCGCAGGACCCGCGTGCCTTCATTGCCGCCTATCTGATGAACCTGGATCGCAACGAACAAGAAATGAAGGAGAAGCTCGGTCTCTTTCAGGCAGATCCTGTGGTGAAACTCCAGGAGCTTTCGGACCCCACATTCCACTGCGAGGATACTTGTCCTCCACCTCCACCCGAATAG
- the LOC119560802 gene encoding BRCA1-associated protein: protein MDLNPENISLCVIKIETDLEPSEDSEGAVSAEHPTNPRVLKERERDRGLRQSRDITIETYTNQRWTRELSAPKDQETEGSRMNWAAALQHVNSPTAGSSRETTPRSGDETQAGGPQATSSKFPQEIGYFSGNPIVEVTKGLIHLYKKNERKAIKEAPSNQLCLLAVPATLNCHDLLNFIAPCHAEIKHVQIVRDGSPNQFMVLLEFRSNESALEFYKSYNGIAYNSLEPDSLCHAVWVSAVERSEHGGPPMGHTELPTCPVCLERMDESVDGVLTILCNHAFHASCLMKWGDSTCPVCRHVQTPELVEDSVCMECEGTDSLWICLICGHVGCGRYQGGHAAAHYRATNHTFAMQLGTSSVWDYAGDNFVHRLFQNKSDGKLVASQTEKDEREEKIDSMQMEFTYLLTSQLDTQRKYYEERMERLEQEWQNFKANASEAKTEVSELQQLQQTMQKEKVNLERKLAQHTAKLKEVQKQLNEERELSKALQTNQSSWHGKYKILEQQYNEFKHNHDAEVTDLKEQLRDVMFFLDNQQKMANSELAGASITGIGEKEPDPNTRRGNRRKK, encoded by the exons ATGGACTTAAATCCCG AAAACATTTCGTTGTGTGTGATCAAGATCGAAACGGATTTGGAGCCCAGTGAAG acTCCGAGGGAGCCGTGTCCGCCGAACATCCCACCAATCCCCGAGTGCTCAAGGAAAGGGAACGCGATCGCGGACTTCGCCAGTCGCGCGACATCACCATCGAAACCTACACCAACCAGCGTTGGACGCGGGAGTTGAGTGCTCCCAAGGATCAGGAGACGGAGGGCAGCAGGATGAACTGGGCGGCGGCCCTGCAGCACGTCAACAGCCCCACGGCGGGCAGTTCCCGGGAGACCACCCCCCGGAGCGGCGATGAAACCCAGGCGGGAGGTCCACAGGCCACCTCGTCCAAGTTCCCCCAGGAGATCGGCTACTTCTCCGGCAATCCCATCGTCGAGGTGACCAAGGGTCTCATCCATCTGTACAAGAAGAA CGAGCGCAAGGCCATCAAGGAGGCTCCATCCAACCAGCTCTGCCTGCTGGCCGTGCCAGCCACTCTAAACTGCCATGATTTGCTGAACTTTATCGCCCCCTGCCATGCGGAGATCAAGCACGTCCAGATTGTCCGAGATGGCAGTCCCAATCAGTTTATGGTGCTGCTGGA ATTCCGCTCGAATGAATCAGCTCTGGAGTTCTACAAGTCCTACAATGGCATTGCCTACAACTCCCTGGAGCCGGACTCGCTGTGCCACGCTGTTTGGGTGTCGGCGGTGGAGAGGAGCGAACACGGAGGCCCACCAATGGGACACACCGAGCTGCCCACCTGTCCAGTGTGCCTGGAGCGCATGGACGAAAGCGTCGATGGAGTACTGACCATCTTGTGCAATCATGCCTTTCACGCCAGCTGCTTGATGAAGTGGGGCGACTCCACCTGCCCGGTGTGCCGCCATGTGCAGACGCCCGAGCTGGTTGAAGATTCCGTTTGCATGGAGTGCGAGGGAACCGACTCGCTGTGGATTTGCTTGATCTGCGGGCATGTAGGCTGCGGACGCTACCAGGGAGGCCATGCTGCCGCCCATTACAGGGCCACCAACCACACCTTCGCCATGCAGTTGGGCACTTCAAGTGTGTGGGACTATGCTGGCGACAACTTTGTGCACCGCTTGTTTCAGAACAAATCCGACGGCAAGCTGGTGGCCTCCCAAACCGAGAAAGACGAGCGCGAGGAGAAGATCGACTCCATGCAAATGGAGTTTACTTATCTACTAACCTCTCAGCTGGACACACAGCGCAAGTACTACGAGGAGCGGATGGAGAGGCTGGAGCAGGAGTGGCAGAACTTCAAGGCTAACGCCAGCGAGGCCAAGACAGAGGTCTCCGAACTGCAGCAGCTCCAGCAGACCATGCAGAAGGAGAAGGTTAACCTGGAGCGCAAGCTGGCCCAGCACACAGCCAA GCTAAAGGAGGTGCAGAAGCAACTGAACGAGGAGCGTGAGCTGTCCAAGGCCCTGCAGACCAACCAGAGCTCCTGGCACGGCAAATACAAGATCTTGGAACAGCAGTACAACGAGTTCAAGCACAATCACGACGCCGAGGTCACCGACCTAAAGGAACAGCTGCGCGATGTAATGTTCTTTCTCGACAATCAGCAGAAGATGGCCAACTCCGAGTTGGCAGGCGCCTCCATCACTGGTATTGGCGAAAAGGAGCCTGATCCGAACACCAGGCGCGGTAATCGCCGCAAGAAGTAA